A region of Aquarana catesbeiana isolate 2022-GZ linkage group LG08, ASM4218655v1, whole genome shotgun sequence DNA encodes the following proteins:
- the LOC141105427 gene encoding uncharacterized protein, which produces MSQTKSEHFTTRSEVYSMSTRRSVKSETIAIARAKAESAKVKADFAAKEAKIKAAFAEKEIKAAFAEMQLKLEKLRMETALEELAAEKESAAAAAEADILEELAKPTSERLSNVLERKSVPDDGTERTSEYVRRHAEPDNCPLTAPRADSTPAIHRPYVKQESKPALSQFSAHSAARQSKHYVTVDQIENEERRVKRHSDCISDDRKYPPSSWHNRAPPGYSHNNQGMSDFFKFLARRELLAKGLAKFNDRPESYRAWRSSFRNATRDLELNASEEADLLVNWLGNESSEHARRIRDININYPSRGLSMIWERVDECYGSPEVIENSLFKRIDDFPRIPNKGYQKLRELSDLVTELQIAKAEGDLPGLAFLDTARGVNSIVQKLPYSLQETWISRGSKYKQKHNVPFPPFSYFVDFIRYQAKVKNDPSFDISSSDSAHPRSSKPALTRNFKDAPVAVRKTSVSPTQDPSRECPLHKKPHSLSKCRGFREKTLQDRRTFLKENRLCYRCCASTSHLGKDCKVSINCSECNSSEHNTALHPGPAPWTLTPSPTVDEHGGEQQDTVPPVVTPRCTQVCGEGLSNKSCSKICLVTVYPTGRREKAVKLYVILDDQSNRSLASSAFFDTFKIKEAGSSYLLKTCTGVSEETGRRAIGYQIESFNGQTTLPLPTLIECNQFPTDREEIPTPEVALHHGHLKGIAHLIPELDPQAEIALLLGRDIIRVHKVRKQINGPHNSPYAQKLDLGWVIIGNVCLGSVHKPTSVNSLFTKTLEGGRPSLFQPCTNRFLVREKPASVIHSNPYTANLLCHEDRDHLGCSVFQRTKEDHKIGPSIEDHIFLEIMRQGFYKTNENSWVAPLPFKAQRPRLANNREQALKRFSSLRSNFQRRTEMKGHFFSFMSKMFEDDHAEIAPPLKDNEECWYLPIFSAYHSSKGHICTART; this is translated from the coding sequence atgtcacagacaaagtcagagcacttcacaacaaggtcagaagtttactccatgagcacaaggaggtcagtgaaaagcgaaacaattgccattgcccgcgcaaaggcggaatctgcaaaagtaaaagctgactttgcggcaaaggaggccaaaataaaagctgcattcgccgaaaaagaaataaaagctgcatttgccgagatgcaacttaaattagaaaagttacgtatggaaactgcattggaggaactagctgcagagaaggagtcagcggctgctgcggccgaggcagacatcttagaagaacttgcaaagcccaccagtgagcggctcagcaacgtacttgaaagaaaatccgttcccgacgacggtacagagcgtacctcagaatatgtgCGGCGGCACGCCGAACCAGACAACTGCCCACTTACAGCACCGAGAGCGGACTCAACCCCTGCCATTCACAGGCCTTACGTGAAGCAAGAAAGTAAACCCGCACTCAGTCAGTTTTCAGCACATTCTGCAGCCAGGCAATCAAAACACTacgtcacagttgaccaaattgaaaatgaagaacgacgggttaaaagacacagcgactgtatctctgatgaccgcaaatacccaccaagttcctggcacaacagagcgccccctggctactcacacaacaatcaaggtatgtcagatttcttcaagttcttagcacgacgtgaactgttagcaaagggacttgcaaagtttaacgatcgccctgaaagttatagagcatggcgttcgtccttcagaaatgcaactagagaccttgagctaaatgcaagtgaagaagccgacctcttagtcaattggctggggaatgaatcgtcagagcatgcaaggagaatcagagacattaacattaattacccaagccgagggctgagcatgatatgggaaagggttgatgaatgttacggttccccagaagttatagaaaactctctttttaaaagaatagatgactttcccaggattcctaacaaaggctaccagaagctgagagaactgagtgacctagtgacagaactccaaatagccaaagcagaaggagacttgccaggccttgcctttctggacacagcccgtggcgttaactctatagtgcaaaagctaccttacagccttcaagaaacctggatttcacgaggctccaagtacaagcaaaagcacaacgtccccttcccaccattctcttattttgtggactttattcgctatcaagcaaaggttaaaaatgatcctagttttgacatctcatcatctgactctgctcaccctaggtcaagtaagcctgctctaacccgcaacttcaaagacgcacctgttgcagtacgcaaaacaagtgtatctccaacacaggatccaagcagagagtgtcctcttcacaagaagcctcattcgttgtcaaagtgcagaggttttagagaaaagactctccaagatcgcagaaccttcctcaaggaaaacagactttgttacaggtgctgcgcatcaacttctcaccttgggaaagactgtaaggtgagcatcaactgctctgagtgcaacagctcagagcacaacacagctctacatccagggccagcgccatggactcttaccccctcacccacagtggacgagcacggcggggagcaacaagacacagtacctcctgtagttacaccccggtgcacccaagtctgtggagaaggtctgtctaacaaatcctgctctaagatttgtcttgtcacagtttaccccacgggtcgcagagaaaaggcagtgaagctatacgtgatcctggacgatcaaagcaacagatcactcgccagctcagccttctttgacactttcaaaatcaaggaagccggctcttcatacttacttaagacttgtacaggggtaagtgaagaaactgggagaagagccattggttaccaaatcgaATCCTTTAATGGTCAGACTACCCTGCCCCTGCCAACTCTAATCGAGTGCAATCAGTTCCCAACTgatagagaggagatccctacaccagaggtggcacttcatcatggacatctgaagggcatagcacatctcatccctgaactggatccccaggccgagatagcacttctccttgggagggacatcatcagagttcacaaggtgagaaaacaaatcaatggtccCCACAACTCCCCCTATGCCCAGAAGCTAGACctaggatgggtcatcataggcaacgtatgcctagggagtgttcacaaaccaaccagcgtgaactctctctttacaaagacactagaaggtgggcgtccatccctatttcagccttgcaccaacagattccttgtaagagagaagcctgccagtgtaattcattccaacccttacaccgctaatcttctttgtcatgaagacagagatcatttagggtgctcagttttccaaaggactaaagaagatcacaaaattggcccatctattgaagatcatatcttcttggagataatgagacagggattctacaaaaccaacgaaaacagctgggtggcacccctgcctttcaaagcgcagagaccccgtcttgctaacaacagagaacaagctttgaaacgcttttcttccctcagatccaattttcaaagaagaacagaaatgaaagggcatttcttctcattcatgagtaagatgtttgaggatgaccatgctgagatagccccacctctaaaagacaatgaagagtgctggtacctaccaatcttcagcgcctaccactccagtaagggacacatatgtactgctagaacctga